From Nicotiana tabacum cultivar K326 chromosome 15, ASM71507v2, whole genome shotgun sequence, the proteins below share one genomic window:
- the LOC142169601 gene encoding uncharacterized protein LOC142169601, which translates to MEDFLAAEDYELWTIVNKGSLTPTKQNAQNKTVPKDLSEFVATNFRMMEKNAKAKKLLICRLGPDEYNRIFACSNAKKIWDALQTAHERTNQVKRSRIELLMRNYELFSMKDFEPN; encoded by the coding sequence ATGGAAGACTTCCTAGCAGCTGAAGACTATGAACTATGGACTATAGTGAACAAAGGTTCATTGACTCCTACGAAACAAAATGCACAAAATAAAACAGTTCCTAAGGACCTCTCTGAATTTGTGGCAACAAATTTcagaatgatggagaagaatgcaaaGGCTAAGAAACTCCTTATCTGTAGACTTGGTCCTGATGAGTATAATAGAATTTTTGCGTGCTCTAATGCAAAGAAGATATGGGATGCACTCCAAACTGCTCATGAAAGAACAAACCAAGTGAAAAGATCAAGGATAGAACTACTTATGAGAAACTATGAGCTCTTCTCCATGAAGGATTTTGAGCCCAACTAG